In Neodiprion pinetum isolate iyNeoPine1 chromosome 6, iyNeoPine1.2, whole genome shotgun sequence, one genomic interval encodes:
- the Vps39 gene encoding vam6/Vps39-like protein isoform X1, which yields MHDAYEASPLLKLTVQIESITAYDDNLLIGTRQGHLLMYSVPPKSNDKQELQLLRYGKNFSKKPILQIEVVPEYNLLILLTDNIICVHDLNSATIPQICQLQKTKGATLFVLDVQRTQSLTGEKDTIVRLCVAVKRKLQLYEWKVDQFIDFGEELTIPDVPRVLSWCGETVVLGFRGLSYILLDLDGTSKELFPSGKSPEPGITKLSDTSFALGKDSQSILMNTKGELVQHNSVKWPDSPSATAWDDPFLMGIINDTLEVYTLEGCLHIQTIPELNKARLLCRCRKGLVYVASVSQVWCINAVEVTHQIRTLLEQNQFQLALKLTHLSDITEEEKAKKTWKIQTLYAHYLFANKKFAESMEQFFKSGTDPYEVIRLFPDLVSQPTNANETSEHVTTVPILQDRDLEQGLLALIKFLTEVRHKLMGDTQAKDKENEKNSEKDTMKGEKTKNITAVATEQLLKIIDTTLLKCYLQTNDALVAPLLRLNHCHLAESEKTLLKYQKYPELIILYQTKGQHKKALELLEKQSNESDSSLRGTERTIQYLQHLGKDHMDLILKFSGWVLEQDPEQGLRIFMEDVQEVEHLPRPKVLDYLLRCHKDLVITYLEHVVHFWMDNNPLFHNVLVHQYKEKCLAGLNPNASPAEKQNVQHLRQKLQQFLEKSTHYTPETVLVHLPFDCLFEERAIILGRLGRHEQAISIYVNLLNDVPKAIQFCSNVYAKFEGQKNSEKGKNQDGADEVYVTLIKQLLKPDNEGVLVATGCTPENRRTAQPDLETALELLEEHAAKIEPLKALEVLPDNVPIGRIRHFLEASLQNNLNERRRTQILKGLLYAEHLQVQEQRMHYESQSVLLTEFNICPVCKKRFGNQSAFARYANGDIVHYSCQEKKA from the exons ATGCACGACGCCTACGAAGCTTCACCTCTCTTGAAATTGACAGTTCAGATCGAATCAATTACTGCTTACG ATGATAACTTACTCATCGGCACTAGACAGGGACATTTGTTAATGTACAGTGTTCCTCCAAAGTCAAACGACAAACAAGAATTACAATTGCTTCGATACGGTAAAAACTTTAGCAAAAAACCTATTTTGCAGATCGAAGTTGTACCAGAGTACAACTTGTTGATACTTTTGACCG ACAACATCATTTGCGTACATGACTTAAATTCTGCAACAATCCCTCAAATATGTCAGTTGCAAAAAACGAAAGGTGCGACGCTCTTCGTGTTGGATGTACAACGTACTCAGAGTTTGACAGGTGAAAAAGATACAATTGTTCGCTTGTGTGTTGCTGTGAAgcgaaaattacaattgtacgAGTGGAAGGTGGATCAATTTATAGACTTTGGAGAAGAATTAACTATTCCTGATGTGCCTCGAGTCTTGTCGTG GTGCGGAGAAACTGTGGTTTTGGGATTCCGTGGATTGTCTTATATACTTTTGGATCTAGATGGTACAAGTAAGGAATTATTTCCAAGTGGAAAGTCTCCTGAACCAGGGATAACAAAACTGTCAGACACGTCTTTTGCTTTAGGAAAAGATTCACAGTCAATTCTTATGAACACAAAAGGAGAATTGGTCCAACACAACTCTGTCAAATGGCCAGATTCGCCTAGTGCTACAG cATGGGATGATCCATTTCTCATGGGTATAATTAACGATACTTTGGAAGTTTATACCTTGGAAGGTTGTTTACACATTCAAACGATACCAGAACTTAACAAAGCTAGATTATTGTGCAGGTGTAGAAAGGGCCTTGTTTATGTAGCATCAGTTAGCCAAGTTTGGTGTATAAATGCCGTGGAGGTGACGCATCAGATTCGAACACTTCTTGAACAGAATCAGTTTCAGCTGGCTTTAAAATTAACT CATTTGTCTGACAtaacagaagaagaaaaagcaaaaaaaacgtggaaaaTACAAACGTTATACGCCCACTATCTTTTtgctaataaaaaatttgccgaGTCTATGGAGCAGTTTTTCAAATCAGGTACTGATCCGTACGAAGTAATCAGACTTTTCCCTGATCTGGTTTCCCAGCCAACCAATGCCAATGAAACTAGCGAACATGTTACAACTGTGCCAATATTGCAAGACCGTGATTTGGAACAAGGCTTGCTTGCCTTGATTAAGTTCTTGACAGAAGTGAGACATAAATTAATGGGTGATACGCAAGcaaaagataaagaaaatgagaaaaatagtGAGAAAGATACAATGAAAGGAGAGAAAACCAAGAATATAACAGCTGTGGCTACAGAGCagcttttaaaaataatcgatacaACATTACTCAAATGTTACTTACAG ACAAATGATGCCTTGGTAGCGCCACTGTTGCGTTTAAACCATTGCCATTTAGCAGAATCGGAGAAGACTTTATTGAAATATCAGAAATACCcagaattaattatattatatcaaaCAAAAGGTCAGCACAAGAAGGCTTTAGAGTTGCTTGAGAAACAATCCAACGAAAGTGATTCGAGTCTAAGAGGTACCGAGAGAACAATTCAATACTTACAGCACCTAGGTAAGGACCATATGGATTTGATTTTGAAGTTTTCTGGATGGGTTTTGGAACAGGACCCAGAACAGGGCCTCAGAATATTTATGGAAGATGTGCag GAAGTTGAACATTTGCCACGTCCCAAAGTATTGGATTATCTTTTACGTTGTCACAAAGACTTGGTGATAACGTACTTGGAGCATGTGGTTCATTTTTGGATGGATAACAATCCTCTATTTCACAACGTCCTGGTACACCAATATAAAGAGAAGTGTTTAGCAGGCTTGAACCCAAATGCTTCGCCGGCTGAAAAGCAAAATGTTCAGCACCTTCGACAGAAACTACAACAATTCTTAGAGAAGTCAACTCATTACACGCCAGAAACGGTCCTAGTTCATTTACCATTTGATTGCCTATTCGAAGAACGTGCGATTATTTTAGGACGATTGGGTCGTCACGAGCAGGCCATCTCCATCTATGTAAACTTATTAAATGACGTCCCCAAGGCGATTCAATTCTGCAGTAATGTATATGCAAAATTCGAAG GtcagaaaaattcagaaaaggGGAAAAATCAAGATGGGGCCGACGAAGTCTATGTTACTTTGATCAAGCAACTTTTGAAGCCGGACAACGAAGGTGTCTTGGTAGCTACTG GGTGCACTCCAGAGAACCGAAGGACAGCTCAACCTGACTTGGAAACAGCTTTGGAATTGCTTGAGGAACATGCTGCAAAAATCGAACCCTTGAAAGCCTTGGAGGTTTTGCCTGACAATGTACCAATAGGTCGGATAAGACATTTCCTCGAGGCTAGCTTGCAGAATAATCTAAATGAACGACGAAGGACCCAAATTCTGAAAGGCTTGCTTTATGCTGAACACCTCCAGGTACAGGAGCAAAGAATGCATTACGAGTCCCAGAGCGTTCTCTTAACGGAGTTCAATATTTGTCCGGTATGCAAAAAACGTTTTGGAAATCAAAG TGCATTTGCAAGATATGCCAATGGTGATATTGTTCACTATTCATGTCAAGAGAAAAAGGCGTAA
- the LOC124221935 gene encoding H/ACA ribonucleoprotein complex non-core subunit NAF1: protein MSSEGVRDPENQREDILLTSKSSRVDIGEENVRDTVDDVKIVYSNIKDVTEKDEITDSIKLLQHTSETSSKHDLMEIDSSYMKSVNDSVEANVTTEEGQINVPISIDDVESLKVVGNGLDTPEIQERHATRTANLIALPVQLVAQDAQNDRPIEIKNSDQNELMQKDESVENAASMDLIKAQAALYSRDGISKVEVINVVNSLSYLAAEYASSDSDENEKRPSSPCEVITIVDDRGNVRQNNTQYRMESIDDDSESGSSSINSSGSNYTTETDSDIDSESDSPIRVSKIDLPKIKNIKSEFEGLPPIEELKITVPEESCDHLGEVTGFVEEFVIVRPVSGKPTLNLDSILFLEKGQKVLGKVFDVFGHVADPQYCVRFNSEAHIQQSGIVLGMEVYYSLNDEHTSLVFLHELVKLKGADISGEDDMEPPEFSDDEEERAYNQLQRQKQRHRPGMSESHDNCGGVVIPQKRQCPERPRNPWGTDWRSQNYGNRPPNPNSGHGTLRWISDNCRPSFQNSPNLQNVTHSPNQSSPHRYRHPSTFNSSQCQCHLYTNRYQQNNMCLPTNPEYVFGQPANFRPNFPYYGTNFYRPNPYPYPHMSWGPPPPPPPPPPPPSM, encoded by the exons ATGTCTTCCGAGGGCGTAAGGGACCCTGAGAATCAGCGCGAAGATATTcttctaacctcaaaatcaAGCAGGGTGGATATCGGTGAAGAGAATGTAAGAGACACTGTAGATGAtgtaaaaattgtatattCTAACATCAAAGATGTCACAGAGAAAGATGAAATTACGGACTCGATAAAGTTGCTTCAACATACGTCAGAAACAAGTTCGAAGCATGATCTAATGGAGATTGACAGCTCGTATATGAAATCAGTAAATGATTCTGTCGAGGCCAATGTGACCACTGAGGAAGGTCAGATTAATGTACCTATTAGCATAGATGATGTCGAATCCTTGAAAGTTGTTGGAAATGGACTTGATACTCCAGAAATACAAGAAAGACACGCAACTCGGACAGCAAATTTGATCGCATTGCCTGTTCAACTGGTTGCTCAAGACGCACAGAATGACAGGCCTATTGAGATCAAAAATAGTGATCAAAATGAGTTGATGCAAAAAGACGAAAGCGTTGAGAACGCAGCTTCGATGGATTTAATAAAAGCTCAGGCAGCTTTATACTCAAGGGATGGTATCTCCAAAGTAGAGGTAATAAACGTAGTAAATTCCTTATCGTATTTAGCGGCAGAATATGCAAGTTCTGATTcggatgaaaatgaaaaaagaccATCATCACCATGCGAAGTAATTACCATTGTTGATGACCGTGGCAATGTGAGACAAAATAACACACAGTATCGAATGGAGTCTATAGATGATGACTCTGAAAGTGGATCTAGTAGTATAAATTCCAGTGGTAGCAATTATACCACAGAAACCGATAGTGATATTGATAGCGAATCAGACAG CCCTATACGGGTCAGTAAAATTGATTtaccaaaaatcaaaaatattaaaagtgAGTTTGAGGGTCTACCGCCAAtcgaagaattgaaaattacagtaCCTGAAGAATCATGTGACCACCTAGGCGAG GTCACTGGGTTTGTAGAGGAGTTTGTTATAGTACGACCAGTTTCGGGTAAACCCACTCTAAATcttgattcaattttatttcttgaaaAAGGCCAAAAAGTCCTTGGCAAGGTGTTTGATGTATTTGGTCATGTGGCTGATCCTCAATATTGTGTTCGATTCAACAGCGAAGCACACATTCAACAATCGGGGATTGTTTTGGGAATGGAAGTATATTATTCTCTAAACGATGAGCACACATCTCTGGTCTTCCTTCACGAATTAGTCAA GCTGAAAGGTGCTGATATCTCTGGAGAAGACGATATGGAGCCTCCAGAATTTTCAGATGATGAGGAGGAACGAGCTTATAATCAGCTGCAAAGACAAAAGCAACGTCACAGACCAGGAATGTCAGAGAGTCATGATAACTGTGGTGGTGTAGTGATCCCACAAAAACGTCAATGCCCCG AACGTCCTCGAAATCCTTGGGGCACTGACTGGAGATCTCAAAACTATGGTAACCGCCCACCAAATCCAAATTCCGGCCATGGTACGCTTCGATGGATCTCTGATAATTGTCGGCCttcatttcaaaattcgcCCAACTTACAAAACGTAACTCACTCGCCTAATCAGTCTTCCCCTCATCGGTACAGACACCCCAGCACATTTAATTCTAGTCAGTGTCAATGTCATCTATATACTAATCGGTACCAACAAAATAATATGTGTCTTCCAACAAATCCAGAATATGTGTTTGGTCAACCGGCGAATTTTCGGCCTAACTTTCCCTATTATGGAACGAATTTTTATCGACCTAATCCTTATCCATACCCTCATATGTCTTGGGGACcaccacctcctcctcctcccccacCTCCTCCGCCATCTATGTAA
- the Sbat gene encoding N-alpha-acetyltransferase 38, NatC auxiliary subunit has protein sequence MKDTVHSMSTTPNTEAVHGNGEALPVEESPAKLKLRGWLNRHLKIKMTDGRVLTGAFLCTDRDANVILGSCSEFLSEEHTEARALGLVMVPGRHIVTIHLDA, from the exons ATGAAAGACACGGTGCACAGCATGTCGACAACTCCAAATACTGAGGCTGTTCACGGTAACGGAGAG GCCTTGCCAGTGGAGGAATCACCAGCCAAACTAAAATTGAGAGGATGGCTGAATCGTCACcttaaaatcaaaatgaccGATGGCCGAGTTTTGACGGGGGCTTTTTTATGTACAGATCGTGATGCCAATGTTATTTTAGGCTCGTGTTCGGAATTCTTGTCAGAAGAACACACCGAAGCTAGAGCCCTGGGGCTTGTTATGGTGCCAGGTCGACACATTGTAACAATTCACTTAGACGcataa
- the Vps39 gene encoding vam6/Vps39-like protein isoform X2, translating to MHDAYEASPLLKLTVQIESITAYDDNLLIGTRQGHLLMYSVPPKSNDKQELQLLRYGKNFSKKPILQIEVVPEYNLLILLTDNIICVHDLNSATIPQICQLQKTKGATLFVLDVQRTQSLTGEKDTIVRLCVAVKRKLQLYEWKVDQFIDFGEELTIPDVPRVLSWCGETVVLGFRGLSYILLDLDGTSKELFPSGKSPEPGITKLSDTSFALGKDSQSILMNTKGELVQHNSVKWPDSPSATAWDDPFLMGIINDTLEVYTLEGCLHIQTIPELNKARLLCRCRKGLVYVASVSQVWCINAVEVTHQIRTLLEQNQFQLALKLTHLSDITEEEKAKKTWKIQTLYAHYLFANKKFAESMEQFFKSGTDPYEVIRLFPDLVSQPTNANETSEHVTTVPILQDRDLEQGLLALIKFLTEVRHKLMGDTQAKDKENEKNSEKDTMKGEKTKNITAVATEQLLKIIDTTLLKCYLQTNDALVAPLLRLNHCHLAESEKTLLKYQKYPELIILYQTKGQHKKALELLEKQSNESDSSLRGTERTIQYLQHLGKDHMDLILKFSGWVLEQDPEQGLRIFMEDVQEVEHLPRPKVLDYLLRCHKDLVITYLEHVVHFWMDNNPLFHNVLVHQYKEKCLAGLNPNASPAEKQNVQHLRQKLQQFLEKSTHYTPETVLVHLPFDCLFEERAIILGRLGRHEQAISIYVNLLNDVPKAIQFCSNVYAKFEGQKNSEKGKNQDGADEVYVTLIKQLLKPDNEGVLVATGCTPENRRTAQPDLETALELLEEHAAKIEPLKALEVLPDNVPIGRIRHFLEASLQNNLNERRRTQILKGLLYAEHLQCICKICQW from the exons ATGCACGACGCCTACGAAGCTTCACCTCTCTTGAAATTGACAGTTCAGATCGAATCAATTACTGCTTACG ATGATAACTTACTCATCGGCACTAGACAGGGACATTTGTTAATGTACAGTGTTCCTCCAAAGTCAAACGACAAACAAGAATTACAATTGCTTCGATACGGTAAAAACTTTAGCAAAAAACCTATTTTGCAGATCGAAGTTGTACCAGAGTACAACTTGTTGATACTTTTGACCG ACAACATCATTTGCGTACATGACTTAAATTCTGCAACAATCCCTCAAATATGTCAGTTGCAAAAAACGAAAGGTGCGACGCTCTTCGTGTTGGATGTACAACGTACTCAGAGTTTGACAGGTGAAAAAGATACAATTGTTCGCTTGTGTGTTGCTGTGAAgcgaaaattacaattgtacgAGTGGAAGGTGGATCAATTTATAGACTTTGGAGAAGAATTAACTATTCCTGATGTGCCTCGAGTCTTGTCGTG GTGCGGAGAAACTGTGGTTTTGGGATTCCGTGGATTGTCTTATATACTTTTGGATCTAGATGGTACAAGTAAGGAATTATTTCCAAGTGGAAAGTCTCCTGAACCAGGGATAACAAAACTGTCAGACACGTCTTTTGCTTTAGGAAAAGATTCACAGTCAATTCTTATGAACACAAAAGGAGAATTGGTCCAACACAACTCTGTCAAATGGCCAGATTCGCCTAGTGCTACAG cATGGGATGATCCATTTCTCATGGGTATAATTAACGATACTTTGGAAGTTTATACCTTGGAAGGTTGTTTACACATTCAAACGATACCAGAACTTAACAAAGCTAGATTATTGTGCAGGTGTAGAAAGGGCCTTGTTTATGTAGCATCAGTTAGCCAAGTTTGGTGTATAAATGCCGTGGAGGTGACGCATCAGATTCGAACACTTCTTGAACAGAATCAGTTTCAGCTGGCTTTAAAATTAACT CATTTGTCTGACAtaacagaagaagaaaaagcaaaaaaaacgtggaaaaTACAAACGTTATACGCCCACTATCTTTTtgctaataaaaaatttgccgaGTCTATGGAGCAGTTTTTCAAATCAGGTACTGATCCGTACGAAGTAATCAGACTTTTCCCTGATCTGGTTTCCCAGCCAACCAATGCCAATGAAACTAGCGAACATGTTACAACTGTGCCAATATTGCAAGACCGTGATTTGGAACAAGGCTTGCTTGCCTTGATTAAGTTCTTGACAGAAGTGAGACATAAATTAATGGGTGATACGCAAGcaaaagataaagaaaatgagaaaaatagtGAGAAAGATACAATGAAAGGAGAGAAAACCAAGAATATAACAGCTGTGGCTACAGAGCagcttttaaaaataatcgatacaACATTACTCAAATGTTACTTACAG ACAAATGATGCCTTGGTAGCGCCACTGTTGCGTTTAAACCATTGCCATTTAGCAGAATCGGAGAAGACTTTATTGAAATATCAGAAATACCcagaattaattatattatatcaaaCAAAAGGTCAGCACAAGAAGGCTTTAGAGTTGCTTGAGAAACAATCCAACGAAAGTGATTCGAGTCTAAGAGGTACCGAGAGAACAATTCAATACTTACAGCACCTAGGTAAGGACCATATGGATTTGATTTTGAAGTTTTCTGGATGGGTTTTGGAACAGGACCCAGAACAGGGCCTCAGAATATTTATGGAAGATGTGCag GAAGTTGAACATTTGCCACGTCCCAAAGTATTGGATTATCTTTTACGTTGTCACAAAGACTTGGTGATAACGTACTTGGAGCATGTGGTTCATTTTTGGATGGATAACAATCCTCTATTTCACAACGTCCTGGTACACCAATATAAAGAGAAGTGTTTAGCAGGCTTGAACCCAAATGCTTCGCCGGCTGAAAAGCAAAATGTTCAGCACCTTCGACAGAAACTACAACAATTCTTAGAGAAGTCAACTCATTACACGCCAGAAACGGTCCTAGTTCATTTACCATTTGATTGCCTATTCGAAGAACGTGCGATTATTTTAGGACGATTGGGTCGTCACGAGCAGGCCATCTCCATCTATGTAAACTTATTAAATGACGTCCCCAAGGCGATTCAATTCTGCAGTAATGTATATGCAAAATTCGAAG GtcagaaaaattcagaaaaggGGAAAAATCAAGATGGGGCCGACGAAGTCTATGTTACTTTGATCAAGCAACTTTTGAAGCCGGACAACGAAGGTGTCTTGGTAGCTACTG GGTGCACTCCAGAGAACCGAAGGACAGCTCAACCTGACTTGGAAACAGCTTTGGAATTGCTTGAGGAACATGCTGCAAAAATCGAACCCTTGAAAGCCTTGGAGGTTTTGCCTGACAATGTACCAATAGGTCGGATAAGACATTTCCTCGAGGCTAGCTTGCAGAATAATCTAAATGAACGACGAAGGACCCAAATTCTGAAAGGCTTGCTTTATGCTGAACACCTCCAG TGCATTTGCAAGATATGCCAATGGTGA